Proteins encoded by one window of Acidipropionibacterium virtanenii:
- a CDS encoding carbon-nitrogen hydrolase family protein codes for MSACHELTAVGVQATPTAIGAPLGLFRDSCREILRQNPDAGMLIWPEMHLFADGAPDRARTRALRAVAEPLDGPRVATLARIAAELGVWLVPGSVCELGPAGELFNTAVVLSPDGGLTASYRKIFPWRPSEPWTPGDRLCVFDIDGVGRFGLCICFDSWFPEVSRNLAWLGAETILNVVKTTTADRPQELVIARANAITQQVNFLTVNAAAPIGTGYSAAFGPQGEDLGHIDARRPGILKAVLSGDEVHRVRRQGTAGVTRPWAFFRPGDRPVDLPAYRGSIDPTAWNRD; via the coding sequence ATGAGTGCCTGCCATGAGTTGACGGCGGTCGGAGTCCAGGCGACGCCGACCGCCATCGGTGCGCCTCTGGGCCTCTTCCGTGATTCCTGCCGCGAGATCCTTCGCCAGAATCCGGACGCGGGGATGCTCATCTGGCCCGAGATGCACCTGTTCGCCGACGGCGCCCCGGACAGAGCCCGGACGCGGGCTCTCCGAGCGGTCGCCGAGCCCTTGGACGGGCCCCGGGTGGCGACCCTGGCCCGGATCGCCGCCGAACTCGGCGTCTGGCTGGTACCGGGCAGTGTCTGCGAGCTCGGACCCGCCGGCGAGCTGTTCAACACAGCGGTCGTGCTCTCCCCCGACGGAGGCCTGACCGCCAGCTACCGCAAGATCTTCCCGTGGCGGCCCAGCGAGCCCTGGACCCCCGGTGACAGGCTGTGCGTTTTCGACATCGACGGGGTCGGCCGGTTCGGACTGTGCATCTGCTTCGACTCGTGGTTCCCGGAGGTCTCGCGCAATCTCGCATGGCTGGGCGCCGAGACGATTCTCAACGTCGTGAAGACCACCACGGCCGACCGGCCGCAGGAGCTGGTGATCGCCCGCGCCAACGCCATCACCCAGCAGGTGAATTTCCTCACGGTCAACGCGGCGGCGCCGATCGGGACGGGGTACTCGGCGGCATTCGGACCGCAGGGCGAGGACCTCGGGCATATCGACGCCCGCCGGCCGGGGATCCTCAAGGCCGTGCTGTCGGGCGACGAGGTGCATCGCGTCCGCCGGCAGGGCACCGCGGGCGTCACCCGGCCCTGGGCGTTCTTCCGGCCAGGGGACCGGCCGGTCGACCTGCCGGCCTACCGCGGCTCCATCGACCCGACGGCCTGGAACCGCGACTGA
- the gabT gene encoding 4-aminobutyrate--2-oxoglutarate transaminase, with amino-acid sequence MSEPIYHLPQERRLVTELPGPRSRELAARRDAVVAAGVSSSSPFYATAADGGVLIDADGNSMIDLGAGIAVTSVGASAPKVVANVQDAVANFTHTSFATTPYESYIEVCEKLAELTPGDFEKKSVLVSSGAEAVENAVKIARHHTGRAAVAVAENAFHGRTNLTMALTSKAMPYKAGFGPFAPEIYHFPSSYPYREPAPISGEEAARRAIDHLETTVGAERIACLLQEPIQGEGGFIVPAPGYLESLQAWCRAHGIVFILDEIQCGFCRSGRWFASEYDGVEPDLITTAKALGGGLPLAAVTGRAEIVDSAQAGGLGGTYGGNPVSCAASLGAIETMEDWDLPARARAIEAVIRAKVEPLVGEGGVGDLRGRGAMMAVEFVEPGTVRPDAARAGRIARTLLAQGVVVLTCGIHGNCIRFLPPLTIPGSLLDEALDLFVGAVAA; translated from the coding sequence ATGTCTGAACCTATCTACCACCTGCCACAGGAGCGCCGGCTCGTCACCGAGCTGCCCGGCCCCCGGTCCCGGGAACTGGCGGCCCGGAGGGACGCCGTCGTGGCCGCGGGAGTCTCCTCGTCCTCCCCGTTCTATGCGACGGCGGCCGACGGGGGAGTACTGATCGACGCCGACGGCAACTCGATGATCGATCTCGGAGCCGGAATCGCGGTGACCAGCGTTGGTGCCTCGGCCCCCAAGGTCGTCGCCAACGTCCAGGATGCCGTGGCGAATTTCACCCACACGAGTTTCGCCACCACCCCGTACGAGAGCTATATCGAGGTCTGCGAGAAGCTGGCGGAACTCACCCCCGGAGACTTCGAGAAGAAGTCGGTGCTGGTGAGCTCCGGGGCCGAGGCCGTCGAGAACGCCGTCAAGATCGCCCGTCACCACACCGGACGGGCCGCGGTGGCCGTCGCCGAGAACGCCTTCCACGGGCGCACGAACCTCACCATGGCGCTCACCAGCAAGGCGATGCCCTACAAGGCCGGATTCGGGCCCTTCGCCCCGGAGATCTATCACTTCCCGAGCAGCTATCCCTACCGCGAGCCCGCCCCGATCAGCGGCGAGGAGGCGGCTCGTCGCGCCATCGACCACCTGGAGACCACCGTCGGCGCTGAGCGGATCGCCTGTCTGCTCCAGGAGCCCATCCAGGGCGAGGGCGGCTTCATCGTCCCGGCCCCCGGATACCTGGAGTCCCTGCAGGCCTGGTGCCGAGCTCATGGAATCGTCTTCATCCTCGACGAGATCCAGTGCGGCTTCTGCCGCTCCGGCCGCTGGTTCGCCAGTGAGTACGACGGCGTCGAGCCCGATCTCATCACGACCGCCAAGGCGCTCGGCGGTGGCCTGCCGCTGGCCGCGGTCACCGGTCGGGCCGAGATCGTCGACAGTGCCCAAGCCGGTGGTCTGGGCGGTACCTACGGCGGCAACCCGGTGTCCTGCGCGGCCAGTCTGGGAGCAATCGAGACCATGGAGGACTGGGATCTGCCGGCCCGGGCGCGGGCCATCGAGGCGGTCATCCGGGCCAAGGTGGAACCTCTCGTGGGTGAGGGCGGCGTCGGCGACCTGCGCGGTCGCGGCGCCATGATGGCCGTCGAGTTCGTGGAGCCCGGCACCGTGAGGCCGGACGCCGCCAGGGCCGGGCGGATAGCCCGGACGCTCCTGGCCCAGGGCGTCGTCGTGCTGACCTGCGGCATCCACGGCAACTGCATCCGCTTCCTGCCGCCGCTCACCATCCCGGGGTCGCTGCTTGACGAGGCCCTGGACCTGTTCGTCGGGGCCGTCGCGGCATAG
- a CDS encoding uroporphyrinogen-III synthase yields MAEAREEGLPLAGRRILVTAQRRADDLAAPLVRRGAEVTVVPTLAVEKHIDEETLLDQTRALIAAPPRIVVITTGFGLRAWNESAIGNGLGGRLVEMLNGARVLARGPKAAGALQQIGSRADWVAASELSDEILATLRTEGVDGVEIAVQLDGGGDAGLLAGLRQAGARVIELPVYRWGPPVDPDAVAGAAVDAGVGRYDAVAFTAAPGAAAWVDSLRKAGTLDAVRALVDRGELRLVAVGARCAEPLGAAGLRAVWPERSRLGPLTRLIAEGVSQAD; encoded by the coding sequence ATGGCAGAAGCTCGCGAGGAGGGCCTTCCCCTGGCCGGTCGGCGGATCCTGGTGACCGCCCAGCGACGGGCCGACGATCTGGCCGCACCGCTGGTGCGGCGCGGGGCCGAGGTGACCGTCGTACCGACTCTGGCCGTCGAGAAGCACATCGATGAGGAGACCCTGCTGGACCAGACCCGGGCATTGATCGCCGCGCCGCCGCGGATCGTCGTGATCACCACCGGATTCGGGCTGCGTGCCTGGAACGAGTCGGCGATCGGCAACGGCCTGGGCGGCCGGCTCGTCGAGATGCTCAACGGCGCCCGGGTGCTGGCACGCGGGCCGAAGGCCGCCGGGGCTCTGCAGCAGATCGGTTCCCGGGCCGACTGGGTGGCCGCCTCGGAACTGTCCGACGAGATCCTGGCGACCCTGCGGACCGAGGGCGTCGACGGCGTCGAGATCGCCGTCCAGCTCGACGGCGGCGGGGACGCGGGTCTGCTCGCGGGACTTCGCCAGGCGGGTGCCCGGGTGATCGAGCTGCCCGTCTACCGATGGGGGCCGCCGGTGGATCCCGACGCGGTGGCCGGGGCCGCCGTCGATGCCGGCGTGGGGCGGTACGACGCGGTCGCGTTCACGGCCGCGCCGGGAGCCGCTGCCTGGGTGGACTCGCTGAGGAAGGCGGGCACCCTCGATGCGGTGAGAGCACTCGTGGACCGGGGCGAACTGCGCCTCGTCGCGGTCGGCGCGCGCTGCGCCGAGCCGCTCGGCGCAGCGGGGCTGAGGGCCGTCTGGCCCGAGCGCAGCAGGCTCGGACCGCTGACGAGGCTGATCGCTGAGGGCGTATCACAGGCTGACTAG
- a CDS encoding aminopeptidase P family protein — MTDVQSARTSHSEDAQLSAAEEQKLPKRQTPFSQAFRQFIPTDWAPYDSTLPEPLGSVPSATAHRDALASRFPGERLVIPAGTLVRRNNDCDYPFRPNTAFVYYSGLGTDREPDAVLVIDAGSPEHRDVLYFKPRAPRTDREFYADSTYGEMWVGKRESLAEMSAMTGLECRDISRFQEAVSAGDPQVRVIRDADSAVTERIDALRSSGSEEADQELYEVSSEARFCKDEWETGQLRDACRKSRQAFDAVIAEIPAAVEKGRGERWIEGTFGLHARHLGNNVGYGSICAAGDHANTLHWVRNDGELRPGELILIDAGIEVDSLYTADITRTFPISGRFTPAQRRVYQAVYEAQNAAAAVATVGHDHRDIHQAAIRVIAEYLAEWGILPVSVEDALSPEGGQFRRWMVHGTSHHLGLDVHDCAEASRHDYSGPLRPGMTVSDEPGIYFRSTDLLVPEEFRGIGVRIEDDIRITDGECEWLSKDTPRQIDDVEAWMAEIWNS; from the coding sequence ATGACAGACGTCCAGTCGGCACGCACCTCGCACAGCGAGGACGCACAACTCTCTGCGGCCGAGGAGCAGAAACTGCCCAAGCGGCAGACCCCCTTCTCGCAGGCCTTCAGACAGTTCATCCCCACCGACTGGGCGCCGTACGACTCAACCCTCCCCGAGCCCCTCGGCTCGGTTCCGTCGGCCACCGCCCATCGCGACGCCCTGGCCTCCCGCTTCCCCGGGGAGCGGCTCGTCATCCCGGCCGGCACCCTGGTGCGCCGCAACAATGACTGCGACTATCCGTTCCGCCCGAACACGGCCTTCGTCTACTACTCAGGACTGGGCACCGACCGCGAACCCGACGCGGTGCTCGTCATCGACGCGGGCTCGCCCGAGCACCGCGACGTGCTCTACTTCAAGCCGCGCGCCCCGCGCACCGATCGCGAGTTCTACGCAGATTCCACCTACGGCGAGATGTGGGTGGGCAAGCGCGAGTCCCTGGCGGAGATGTCGGCGATGACCGGCCTGGAGTGCCGCGACATCTCCCGTTTCCAGGAGGCCGTCTCCGCGGGCGACCCGCAGGTCCGGGTGATCCGCGACGCCGACTCCGCGGTCACCGAGAGGATCGACGCGCTGCGTTCCAGCGGTTCCGAGGAGGCTGACCAGGAGCTCTACGAGGTGAGCTCCGAGGCCCGGTTCTGCAAGGACGAGTGGGAGACCGGGCAGCTGCGCGACGCCTGCCGCAAGTCCAGGCAGGCCTTCGACGCGGTGATCGCGGAGATCCCCGCAGCCGTCGAGAAGGGCCGCGGGGAGCGCTGGATCGAGGGCACCTTCGGGCTGCACGCCCGCCACCTGGGCAACAACGTCGGCTACGGATCGATCTGCGCCGCCGGGGACCACGCCAATACCCTCCACTGGGTGCGCAATGACGGGGAGCTGCGCCCCGGAGAGCTCATCCTCATCGACGCCGGCATCGAGGTGGACTCCCTCTACACCGCCGACATCACCCGCACCTTCCCGATCTCGGGGAGGTTCACCCCGGCCCAGCGGAGGGTCTATCAGGCCGTCTACGAGGCCCAGAACGCCGCGGCGGCGGTCGCCACCGTCGGCCACGACCACCGCGACATCCACCAGGCGGCCATCCGGGTGATAGCCGAGTACCTGGCCGAGTGGGGAATCCTGCCGGTCAGTGTGGAGGACGCGCTGTCGCCCGAGGGCGGCCAGTTCCGCCGCTGGATGGTGCACGGCACCAGCCACCATCTGGGCCTGGACGTCCACGACTGCGCAGAGGCCAGCCGTCACGACTACTCGGGCCCGCTGCGCCCCGGCATGACGGTCTCCGACGAGCCCGGCATCTACTTCAGGTCGACCGATCTGCTGGTGCCCGAGGAGTTCCGCGGCATCGGGGTGCGGATCGAGGACGACATCCGGATCACCGACGGCGAGTGCGAGTGGTTGTCGAAGGACACCCCCCGCCAGATCGACGATGTGGAGGCCTGGATGGCCGAGATCTGGAACTCCTGA